A region from the Linepithema humile isolate Giens D197 chromosome 1, Lhum_UNIL_v1.0, whole genome shotgun sequence genome encodes:
- the LOC136997193 gene encoding ATP-dependent DNA helicase PIF1-like: protein MIEELAKTQKTYVINARDESREPATYGQRPPAAAIPIDPNNTGGLLHTMKLAIDSRVMLRSNLNVSEGLVNGSMGIVRGFQWPALRRDQLEEGELPKKIFIQFDDPTIGNSLKESNDWVGISPISVVYQGNKGYGNVERTMLPVILSWAVTVHKLQGTTVERAVIYLGKKIFAKGQAYVALSRVKSLEGLAICEIEQKRLFQHPCDENALAELERLRSTDVFSAVE from the coding sequence atgatcgAAGAACTAGCAAAGACACAAAAAACATATGTTATAAACGCTCGAGATGAATCAAGAGAGCCTGCAACTTATGGTCAAAGGCCTCCTGCAGCAGCAATTCCTATTGATCCTAATAATACGGGTGGTTTATTACATACAATGAAACTCGCAATAGATTCTCGTGTAATGTTGCGatctaatttaaatgttaGTGAAGGTTTAGTTAATGGCAGCATGGGTATCGTACGTGGATTTCAATGGCCGGCTTTACGAAGAGATCAATTGGAAGAGGGCGAAttacctaaaaaaatatttattcagtttGATGATCCTACAATAGGAAACAGTTTAAAGGAATCTAACGATTGGGTTGGTATTTCCCCAATTAGTGTTGTTTATCAAGGTAATAAAGGATATGGAAACGTAGAAAGAACAATGCTTCCAGTTATTTTAAGTTGGGCAGTCACAGTTCATAAATTGCAAGGTACAACAGTTGAAAGAGCTGTAATATATTtaggcaaaaaaatatttgctaaagGCCAGGCATATGTAGCACTTAGTCGTGTCAAATCTTTAGAGGGATTAGCGATTTGTGAAATAGAACAGAAAAGATTATTCCAGCATCCATGTGATGAAAATGCTTTAGCAGAATTAGAACGATTACGATCGACCGACGTATTTTCAGCTGtagaataa